A window of Harpia harpyja isolate bHarHar1 chromosome 23, bHarHar1 primary haplotype, whole genome shotgun sequence contains these coding sequences:
- the LOC128135464 gene encoding histone H2A-IV — protein MSGRGKQGGKARAKAKSRSSRAGLQFPVGRVHRLLRKGNYAERVGAGAPVYLAAVLEYLTAEILELAGNAARDNKKTRIIPRHLQLAIRNDEELNKLLGKVTIAQGGVLPNIQAVLLPKKTDSHKAKAK, from the coding sequence ATGTCCGGCCGCGGGAAGCAGGGCGGGAAGGCGCGGGCCAAGGCCAAGTCGCGCTCGTCGCGGGCCGGGCTGCAGTTCCCCGTGGGCCGCGTGCACCGGCTGCTGCGCAAGGGCAACTACGCGGAGCGGGTGGGCGCCGGCGCGCCGGTGTACCTGGCGGCCGTGCTGGAGTACCTGACGGCCGAGATCCTGGAGCTGGCGGGCAACGCGGCCCGCGACAACAAGAAGACGCGCATCATCCCCCGGCACCTGCAGCTGGCCATCCGCAACGACGAGGAGCTCAACAAGCTGCTGGGCAAGGTGACCATCGCGCAGGGCGGGGTGCTGCCCAACATCCAGGCCGTGCTGCTGCCCAAGAAGACCGACAGCCACAAGGCTAAAGCCAAGTGA
- the LOC128135461 gene encoding histone H2A-like, whose translation MSGRGKQGGKARAKAKSRSSRAGLQFPVGRVHRLLRKGNYAERVGAGAPVYLAAVLEYLTAEILELAGNAARDNKKTRIIPRHLQLAIRNDEELNKLLGKVTIAQGGVLPNIQAVLLPKKTDSHKAKTK comes from the coding sequence ATGTCCGGCCGCGGGAAGCAGGGCGGGAAGGCGCGGGCCAAGGCCAAGTCGCGCTCGTCGCGGGCCGGGCTGCAGTTCCCCGTGGGCCGCGTGCACCGGCTGCTGCGCAAGGGCAACTACGCGGAGCGGGTGGGCGCCGGCGCGCCGGTGTACCTGGCGGCCGTGCTGGAGTACCTGACGGCCGAGATCCTGGAGCTGGCGGGCAACGCGGCCCGCGACAACAAGAAGACGCGCATCATCCCCCGGCACCTGCAGCTGGCCATCCGCAACGACGAGGAGCTCAACAAGCTGCTGGGCAAGGTGACCATCGCGCAGGGCGGGGTGCTGCCCAACATCCAGGCCGTGCTGCTGCCCAAGAAGACCGACAGCCACAAGGCTAAAACCAAGTAA
- the LOC128135463 gene encoding histone H2A-IV produces the protein MSGRGKQGGKARAKAKSRSSRAGLQFPVGRVHRLLRKGNYAERVGAGAPVYLAAVLEYLTAEILELAGNAARDNKKTRIIPRHLQLAIRNDEELNKLLGKVTIAQGGVLPNIQAVLLPKKTDSHKAKAK, from the coding sequence ATGTCCGGCCGCGGGAAGCAGGGCGGGAAGGCGCGGGCCAAGGCCAAGTCGCGCTCGTCGCGGGCCGGGCTGCAGTTCCCCGTGGGCCGCGTGCACCGGCTGCTGCGCAAGGGCAACTACGCGGAGCGGGTGGGCGCCGGCGCGCCGGTGTACCTGGCGGCCGTGCTGGAGTACCTGACGGCCGAGATCCTGGAGCTGGCGGGCAACGCGGCCCGCGACAACAAGAAGACGCGCATCATCCCCCGGCACCTGCAGCTGGCCATCCGCAACGACGAGGAGCTCAACAAGCTGCTGGGCAAGGTGACCATCGCGCAGGGCGGGGTGCTGCCCAACATCCAGGCCGTGCTGCTGCCCAAGAAGACCGACAGCCACAAGGCTAAAGCCAAGTAA
- the LOC128135473 gene encoding histone H2B 1/2/3/4/6: MPEPAKSAPAPKKGSKKAVTKTQKKGDKKRKKSRKESYSIYVYKVLKQVHPDTGISSKAMGIMNSFVNDIFERIAGEASRLAHYNKRSTITSREIQTAVRLLLPGELAKHAVSEGTKAVTKYTSSK; encoded by the coding sequence ATGCCCGAGCCGGCCAAGTCCGCCCCCGCGCCCAAGAAGGGCTCCAAGAAAGCCGTCACCAAGACGCAGAAGAAGGGTGACAAGAAGCGCAAGAAGAGCCGCAAGGAGAGCTACTCGATCTACGTGTACAAGGTGCTGAAGCAGGTGCACCCCGACACGGGCATCTCGTCCAAGGCCATGGGCATCATGAACTCCTTCGTCAACGACATCTTCGAGCGCATCGCCGGCGAGGCCTCGCGCCTGGCGCACTACAACAAGCGCTCCACCATCACCTCGCGGGAGATCCAGACGGCCGTGcggctcctgctgcccggcgagctGGCCAAGCACGCCGTCTCGGAGGGCACCAAGGCCGTCACCAAGTACACCAGCTCCAAGTAG
- the LOC128135471 gene encoding histone H2B 1/2/3/4/6, giving the protein MPEPAKSAPAPKKGSKKAVTKTQKKGDKKRKKSRKESYSIYVYKVLKQVHPDTGISSKAMGIMNSFVNDIFERIAGEASRLAHYNKRSTITSREIQTAVRLLLPGELAKHAVSEGTKAVTKYTSSK; this is encoded by the coding sequence ATGCCCGAGCCGGCCAAGTCCGCCCCCGCGCCCAAGAAGGGCTCCAAGAAAGCCGTCACCAAGACGCAGAAGAAGGGCGACAAGAAGCGCAAGAAGAGCCGCAAGGAGAGCTACTCGATCTACGTGTACAAGGTGCTGAAGCAGGTGCACCCCGACACGGGCATCTCGTCCAAGGCCATGGGCATCATGAACTCCTTCGTCAACGACATCTTCGAGCGCATCGCCGGCGAGGCCTCGCGCCTGGCGCACTACAACAAGCGCTCCACCATCACCTCGCGGGAGATCCAGACGGCCGTGcggctcctgctgcccggcgagctGGCCAAGCACGCCGTCTCGGAGGGCACCAAGGCCGTCACCAAGTACACCAGCTCCAAATAA
- the LOC128135476 gene encoding histone H2B 5 — protein MPEPAKSAPAPKKGSKKAVTKTQKKGDKKRRKSRKESYSIYVYKVLKQVHPDTGISSKAMGIMNSFVNDIFERIAGEASRLAHYNKRSTITSREIQTAVRLLLPGELAKHAVSEGTKAVTKYTSSK, from the coding sequence ATGCCCGAGCCGGCCAAGTCCGCCCCCGCGCCCAAGAAGGGCTCTAAAAAAGCCGTCACCAAGACGCAGAAGAAGGGCGACAAGAAACGGCGCAAGAGCCGCAAGGAGAGCTACTCGATCTACGTGTACAAGGTGCTGAAGCAGGTGCACCCCGACACGGGCATCTCGTCCAAGGCCATGGGCATCATGAACTCCTTCGTCAACGACATCTTCGAGCGCATCGCCGGCGAGGCCTCGCGCCTGGCGCACTACAACAAGCGCTCCACCATCACCTCGCGGGAGATCCAGACGGCCGTGcggctcctgctgcccggcgagctGGCCAAGCACGCCGTCTCGGAGGGCACCAAGGCCGTCACCAAGTACACCAGCTCCAAGTAG
- the LOC128135456 gene encoding histone H1.01 — translation MSETAPAAAPDAPAPGAKAAAKKPKKAAGGSRARKPAGPSVTELITKAVSASKERKGLSLAALKKALAAGGYDVEKNNSRIKLGLKSLVSKGTLVQTKGTGASGSFRLNKKPGEVKEKAPKKRAAAAKPKKPAAKKPAGAAKKPKKAAAVKKSPKKAKKPAAAAAKKTAKSPKKASKAGRPKKAAKSPAKAKAVKPKAAKPKAAKPKAAKAKKAAPKKK, via the coding sequence atgTCCGAgaccgctcccgccgccgcccccgatGCGCCCGCGCCCGGCGCCAAGGCCGCCGCCAAGAAGCCGAAGAAGGCGGCGGGCGGCTCCAGAGCCCGCAAGCCGGCGGGCCCCAGCGTCACCGAGCTGATCACCAAGGCCGTGTCCGCCTCCAAGGAGCGCAAGGGGCTCTCGCTCGCCGCGCTCAAGAAGGCGCTGGCCGCCGGCGGCTACGACGTGGAGAAGAACAACAGCCGCATCAAGCTGGGGCTCAAGAGCCTGGTCAGCAAGGGCACCCTGGTGCAGACCAAGGGCACCGGCGCCTCCGGCTCCTTCCGTCTCAACAAGAAGCCCGGCGAGGTGAAGGAAAAAGCCCCCAAGAAGCGGGCAGCCGCCGCCAAGCCCAAGAAGCCGGCAGCCAAGaagcccgccggcgccgccaaGAAGCCCAAGAAAGCGGCGGCGGTGAAGAAGAGCCCCAAGAAAGCGAAGAagccggcggccgccgcggccaAGAAGACGGCCAAGAGCCCCAAGAAAGCGTCCAAGGCAGGTCGCCCcaagaaagcagcaaagagcCCGGCCAAGGCGAAGGCGGTGAAGCCCAAAGCAGCCAAGCCCAAGGCGGCTAAGCCCAAAGCAGCCAAGGCGAAGAAGGCGGCGCCTAAAAAGAAGTAA
- the LOC128135453 gene encoding histone H1.11L translates to MGAPRRVLQPPRSRPRSTDMSEVAPAPAAEAAPAAAAPAPAAKAAAKKPKKAAAGSKARKPAGPSVTELITKAVSASKERKGLSLAALKKALAAGGYDVEKNNSRIKLGLKSLVSKGTLVQTKGTGASGSFRLSKKPGEVKEKAPKKRAAAAKPKKPAAKKPASAAKKPKKAVTAKKSPKKAKKPAATAAKKTAKSPKKATKAAKPKKAAAAVKSPAKAKAVKPKAAKPKAAKPKAAKAKKAAPKKK, encoded by the coding sequence ATGGGGGCGCCGCGGCGGGTGCTGCAGCCGCCGCGCTCCCGTCCGCGCAGCACCGACATGTCCGAGGTCGCTCCCGCCCCCGCTGCTgaggcagcgcccgccgccgccgccccggctccTGCCGCCAAGGCCGCCGCCAAGAAGCCGAAGAAGGCGGCGGCCGGTTCCAAAGCCCGCAAGCCGGCGGGCCCCAGCGTCACCGAGCTGATCACCAAGGCCGTGTCCGCCTCCAAGGAGCGCAAGGGGCTCTCGCTCGCCGCGCTCAAGAAGGCGCTGGCCGCCGGCGGCTACGACGTGGAGAAGAACAACAGCCGCATCAAGCTGGGGCTCAAGAGCTTGGTCAGCAAGGGCACCTTGGTGCAGACCAAGGGCACTGGCGCTTCTGGTTCTTTCCGTCTGAGCAAGAAACCTGGGGAAGTGAAGGAAAAAGCCCCCAAGAAGCGGGCAGCCGCCGCCAAGCCCAAGAAGCCGGCAGCCAAGAAGCCCGCCAGCGCTGCCAAGAAACCCAAGAAAGCGGTGACAGCGAAGAAGAGCCCCAAGAAAGCGAAGAAGCCAGCGGCCACCGCGGCCAAGAAAACGGCCAAGAGCCCCAAGAAGGCGACCAAGGCTGCCAAGCCCAAGAAAGCGGCGGCAGCAGTGAAGAGCCCGGCCAAGGCGAAGGCGGTGAAGCCCAAAGCAGCCAAGCCCAAGGCGGCCAAGCCCAAAGCGGCCAAGGCGAAGAAGGCGGCGCCCAAGAAGAAGTAA
- the LOC128135458 gene encoding histone H3, giving the protein MARTKQTARKSTGGKAPRKQLATKAARKSAPATGGVKKPHRYRPGTVALREIRRYQKSTELLIRKLPFQRLVREIAQDFKTDLRFQSSAVMALQEASEAYLVGLFEDTNLCAIHAKRVTIMPKDIQLARRIRGERA; this is encoded by the coding sequence ATGGCGCGCACGAAGCAGACGGCGCGTAAGTCGACGGGCGGGAAGGCGCCCCGCAAGCAGCTGGCCACCAAGGCGGCCCGCAAGAGCGCGCCGGCCACGGGCGGCGTGAAGAAGCCGCACCGCTACCGGCCCGGCACGGTGGCGCTGCGCGAGATCCGGCGCTACCAGAAGTCGACGGAGCTGCTGATCCGCAAGCTGCCCTTCCAGCGCCTGGTGCGGGAGATCGCGCAGGACTTCAAGACCGACCTGCGCTTCCAGAGCTCGGCCGTGATGGCGCTGCAGGAGGCGAGCGAGGCCTACCTGGTGGGGCTCTTCGAGGACACCAACCTCTGCGCCATCCACGCCAAGCGCGTCACCATCATGCCCAAGGACATCCAGCTGGCCCGCCGCATCCGCGGCGAGCGCGCCTGA
- the LOC128135477 gene encoding histone H2B 1/2/3/4/6 has translation MPEPAKSAPAPKKGSKKAVTKTQKKGDKKRKKSRKESYSIYVYKVLKQVHPDTGISSKAMGIMNSFVNDIFERIAGEASRLAHYNKRSTITSREIQTAVRLLLPGELAKHAVSEGTKAVTKYTSSK, from the coding sequence ATGCCCGAGCCGGCCAAGTCCGCCCCCGCGCCCAAGAAGGGCTCCAAGAAAGCCGTCACCAAGACGCAGAAGAAGGGCGACAAGAAGCGCAAGAAGAGCCGCAAGGAGAGCTACTCGATCTATGTGTACAAGGTGCTGAAGCAGGTGCACCCCGACACGGGCATCTCGTCCAAGGCCATGGGCATCATGAACTCCTTCGTCAACGACATCTTTGAGCGCATCGCCGGCGAGGCCTCGCGCCTGGCGCACTACAACAAGCGCTCCACCATCACCTCGCGGGAGATCCAGACGGCCGTGcggctcctgctgcccggcgagctGGCCAAGCACGCCGTCTCCGAGGGCACCAAGGCCGTCACCAAGTACACCAGCTCCAAGTAG
- the LOC128135469 gene encoding histone H2A-IV, translating to MSGRGKQGGKARAKAKSRSSRAGLQFPVGRVHRLLRKGNYAERVGAGAPVYLAAVLEYLTAEILELAGNAARDNKKTRIIPRHLQLAIRNDEELNKLLGKVTIAQGGVLPNIQAVLLPKKTDSHKAKAK from the coding sequence ATGTCCGGCCGCGGGAAGCAGGGCGGGAAGGCGCGGGCCAAGGCCAAGTCGCGCTCGTCGCGGGCCGGGCTGCAGTTCCCCGTGGGCCGCGTGCACCGGCTGCTGCGCAAGGGCAACTACGCGGAGCGGGTGGGCGCCGGCGCGCCGGTGTACCTGGCGGCCGTGCTGGAGTACCTGACGGCCGAGATCCTGGAGCTGGCGGGCAACGCGGCCCGCGACAACAAGAAGACGCGCATCATCCCCCGGCACCTGCAGCTGGCCATCCGCAACGACGAGGAGCTCAACAAGCTGCTGGGCAAGGTGACCATCGCTCAGGGCGGGGTGCTGCCCAACATCCAGGCCGTGCTGCTGCCCAAGAAGACCGACAGCCACAAGGCTAAAGCCAAGTAA